The Clostridium sp. 'White wine YQ' genome contains a region encoding:
- the plsY gene encoding glycerol-3-phosphate 1-O-acyltransferase PlsY, translated as MIILITILIAFMLGSIPTGYLLVKHFCGIDIRTQGSGNIGSTNVKRIVGTKISIATQVGDIVKGVVAVALGIVASKLYELPISTDVYLSIIAVVVILGHDYTPFLGFNGGKGVNTTMGAFILLAPIATLSGVVVYFILRATTKIVSIRSISLGATIPIICIILKEPRPIIIATICASVIMIYRHKANIVRMIKKEEK; from the coding sequence ATGATTATTCTTATAACCATTTTAATTGCTTTTATGTTAGGATCTATACCTACAGGATATTTGCTAGTAAAGCATTTTTGTGGGATTGATATAAGAACTCAAGGGAGTGGAAATATTGGATCAACCAATGTAAAAAGGATAGTAGGAACGAAGATATCAATTGCAACTCAGGTAGGAGATATTGTTAAAGGAGTTGTGGCAGTAGCTTTAGGAATAGTTGCTTCAAAGCTATATGAACTACCTATTTCTACAGATGTATATCTTTCTATTATTGCGGTAGTTGTAATATTGGGTCATGATTATACTCCTTTTTTAGGGTTTAATGGAGGTAAAGGAGTTAATACAACCATGGGAGCCTTTATACTATTAGCACCAATTGCAACCTTATCAGGGGTGGTAGTTTATTTTATTTTAAGAGCTACTACTAAGATAGTATCAATTAGATCAATTTCACTTGGAGCGACGATTCCTATAATATGTATTATTTTAAAAGAACCGCGTCCAATAATAATTGCAACTATATGTGCCAGTGTGATAATGATATATAGACATAAGGCTAATATTGTTAGAATGATAAAAAAGGAAGAAAAATAA
- a CDS encoding glycosyltransferase family 2 protein, with protein MKNSILSIVVPCFNEEEVLPTTHHELSKLLDKLIKNEKISNKSAIIYVDDGSKDKTWHLISELNSSAAYACGIKLAKNAGHQNAVMAGLMEAAKTSDMIVSIDADLQDDVNVIEEMVDKYHEGFDIVYGVRSSRESDTFFKRNTALAFYKLMHVMGVKTVYNHADFRLMSKRAVEELDNYKERNLFLRGIVPLIGYNSTSVYYERHERFAGESKYPLKKMLNFALEGITSFSVTPIRFITSIGFIIAFVSIFAAIYSLVSYFTGNVTSGWTSLILSIWFIGGVQLLSIGLVGEYIGKIYTEVKRRPRYNIETILNKDLE; from the coding sequence ATGAAGAATTCAATCTTATCTATCGTTGTCCCATGCTTTAATGAGGAAGAAGTTTTACCAACAACCCATCATGAACTATCTAAGCTTTTAGATAAATTAATTAAAAATGAAAAAATAAGCAATAAAAGTGCAATTATCTATGTTGATGATGGTAGCAAGGACAAAACCTGGCACTTAATATCTGAACTTAATAGTTCTGCAGCCTATGCTTGTGGAATAAAGCTTGCTAAAAATGCAGGTCATCAAAATGCAGTAATGGCAGGATTGATGGAAGCTGCTAAAACGTCTGATATGATAGTTTCAATAGATGCTGACTTGCAGGATGATGTTAATGTGATAGAAGAAATGGTAGATAAATATCATGAAGGCTTTGATATTGTTTATGGAGTTCGCTCTTCTCGAGAAAGTGATACCTTTTTTAAGAGGAATACTGCATTAGCATTTTACAAATTAATGCATGTTATGGGAGTTAAAACTGTTTATAACCATGCAGATTTTCGTCTAATGAGCAAAAGAGCTGTAGAAGAATTAGACAATTATAAAGAAAGAAATCTTTTTTTAAGGGGAATTGTTCCTTTGATTGGTTATAACTCAACCTCTGTCTATTATGAAAGACATGAGCGTTTTGCTGGAGAATCTAAGTATCCATTAAAAAAAATGCTAAATTTTGCACTTGAAGGAATCACATCTTTTAGTGTTACACCAATAAGATTTATTACCTCTATAGGATTTATAATTGCTTTTGTTAGTATTTTTGCAGCAATATATTCTCTTGTATCATATTTTACAGGTAATGTTACTTCTGGATGGACATCATTAATCTTATCTATATGGTTTATTGGCGGAGTTCAATTATTATCAATTGGACTAGTGGGAGAATATATTGGAAAAATTTATACAGAAGTTAAAAGAAGACCAAGATATAATATAGAAACTATCTTAAATAAAGATTTAGAATAA
- a CDS encoding MATE family efflux transporter, whose product MGVNDKIFSQGNISKTLLKFAIPAMISLLVVELYNMVDTIYVGRYIGSNAIGALTIAFPVQRFMTAIGMLISVGTSTFVARNLGEKNYTGIKKTIINSILITFLTLGLLSILIYVFRKPIIMNLGASETLYPLAKTYISIILIGTLFQGLSIVLGYIMTSLGDTRINLYGNSIGALANIIINYILIDMIGFGIEGAAIATIVSQFLAFAFIVYKFIKIRDFINLSLSSSNILKSFSPELIRDIFTVGFSTFVIEISDAVVSVILNNLLLSKGGDASIVMIGVITKISMFMFVTIIGISSSMQPIVGFNYGAGNKERMFKTLKTSIKWVTIFSLAIWSVLMIFTPNIIGVFLEDSTLLSQTVTAFRICICILPTVGLYYIAIYYYQAIDDARTSFLFSIYRQIVVFIPIALILINAFGVIGAWIAFPLSDGISAITSIYFMKKTLKPEPSKDLKVKSADFNIKSTSVRVQGRA is encoded by the coding sequence ATGGGTGTTAATGACAAGATATTTTCCCAAGGAAATATAAGCAAAACTCTATTAAAGTTTGCTATCCCAGCAATGATTTCTCTATTAGTTGTTGAGCTGTATAACATGGTTGATACCATATATGTTGGAAGATATATTGGTTCCAATGCCATAGGCGCATTAACCATAGCCTTTCCTGTACAAAGGTTTATGACTGCCATAGGTATGTTAATATCCGTAGGAACATCTACCTTTGTAGCCAGAAATCTTGGAGAGAAAAACTATACTGGAATAAAAAAAACCATAATTAACAGTATTTTAATTACATTTTTAACATTAGGCTTATTATCCATATTAATATATGTTTTCCGTAAACCTATTATCATGAATCTTGGTGCAAGTGAAACTTTATATCCATTAGCTAAAACTTATATTTCAATAATATTAATAGGTACCTTATTCCAAGGTCTATCTATTGTTTTAGGATACATTATGACCTCACTTGGGGACACAAGAATTAATTTATATGGAAATTCAATCGGTGCTTTAGCAAACATCATAATAAACTATATTCTTATTGATATGATAGGCTTTGGTATAGAAGGGGCTGCAATAGCTACAATTGTTTCACAATTTCTTGCCTTCGCGTTTATAGTTTATAAATTCATAAAGATAAGAGATTTTATTAATCTATCTCTTTCTTCTTCAAATATACTTAAGAGCTTTTCACCTGAATTAATAAGAGATATATTTACAGTTGGTTTCTCAACCTTTGTTATAGAAATATCTGATGCAGTAGTTTCAGTTATACTAAATAACTTGTTATTATCAAAAGGTGGAGATGCATCAATAGTTATGATTGGTGTTATTACAAAAATATCTATGTTTATGTTTGTAACTATAATAGGTATAAGTTCCTCAATGCAGCCAATTGTTGGTTTTAACTATGGAGCTGGTAACAAAGAAAGAATGTTTAAAACCCTTAAAACTTCAATAAAATGGGTTACTATTTTCTCTTTAGCTATCTGGAGCGTTCTTATGATATTCACTCCTAATATAATAGGGGTTTTCCTAGAGGATTCTACCCTATTATCTCAAACTGTTACAGCCTTTAGAATATGTATATGTATATTGCCTACAGTAGGACTTTACTATATAGCAATCTATTATTATCAAGCAATTGATGATGCAAGAACCTCATTTTTGTTTTCAATTTACAGACAAATAGTTGTGTTTATTCCAATAGCTTTAATACTTATTAATGCTTTTGGTGTCATTGGTGCATGGATAGCATTCCCTCTATCAGATGGAATATCTGCAATAACTTCAATTTACTTTATGAAGAAAACTCTTAAACCTGAGCCTAGTAAAGATCTTAAAGTTAAAAGTGCAGATTTCAATATTAAGAGTACTAGTGTTAGAGTTCAAGGGAGAGCTTAA
- a CDS encoding nucleoside deaminase — MSFMEEALKEAYKAKEKLEVPVGAVIVKEGKIIAKAHNLRETLKSPLAHAEILAIDKASKIIGDWRLSGCELYVTLEPCVMCAGAIIQSRISKVHIGTFDPKAGACGTAADILNHPYLDSFVEVSWEYNEECSKVLIDFFKDRRNK, encoded by the coding sequence ATGAGTTTTATGGAGGAAGCGCTTAAAGAGGCTTATAAGGCAAAAGAAAAGCTTGAAGTTCCAGTTGGGGCAGTGATAGTCAAAGAAGGAAAAATCATAGCAAAGGCGCATAATCTAAGAGAGACATTGAAATCTCCATTAGCTCATGCAGAAATATTAGCAATAGATAAGGCTAGTAAAATTATAGGGGATTGGAGATTAAGTGGCTGTGAATTATATGTTACTTTAGAACCTTGCGTTATGTGTGCAGGGGCTATTATTCAAAGTAGGATAAGTAAAGTACATATAGGAACCTTTGATCCTAAGGCAGGAGCCTGCGGAACTGCTGCAGATATTTTGAATCATCCATATTTAGATAGCTTTGTAGAAGTAAGTTGGGAATATAATGAGGAATGTAGTAAAGTGTTGATAGATTTCTTTAAAGATAGAAGAAATAAATAA
- a CDS encoding homoserine dehydrogenase: MNLVLIGYGGVGKAFIKLLKDKHEKLKSEGLDIKVRGILNSKGGVLSSNPLDLMEVLNAGSLENNKNWRAGINYRDVLTKEKCDLMVELTQTNKETGEPGLTHIKYALENNINVVTGNKGPILVDYEGLKRISEEKGVALGVGCTTGGALPSLNCGLMDLAGANIEKVEGILNGTSNFILEEMESGLSFNEGLEKAQRLGIAEKDPTLDIEGHDTAIKMLILSKVVLKKNININEVKIKGITAVSKEDILKAKNEGKRYKLVGRIECKGNEVNIEVSPMRIEKEDMLFNINGRNKGVKYYTDTLGEVAVIGGASGTTNAAASILRDIINIHNGYKF; encoded by the coding sequence ATGAATCTAGTATTAATAGGTTATGGAGGAGTAGGAAAAGCATTTATAAAGCTATTGAAAGATAAGCATGAAAAGCTTAAAAGTGAAGGATTAGATATAAAAGTTAGAGGAATATTAAATTCTAAAGGTGGGGTGTTAAGCAGTAATCCACTAGACCTAATGGAAGTTTTAAATGCAGGTTCATTAGAAAACAACAAAAATTGGAGAGCGGGAATTAATTATAGAGATGTATTAACGAAAGAGAAATGTGATTTAATGGTTGAACTGACTCAAACCAATAAAGAAACTGGGGAGCCAGGTCTTACTCACATAAAATATGCGTTAGAAAATAATATTAATGTAGTTACTGGAAATAAGGGGCCAATATTAGTTGATTATGAAGGATTAAAGAGAATTAGTGAAGAAAAAGGGGTAGCCCTTGGGGTTGGTTGTACTACAGGAGGAGCTTTACCTAGCTTAAATTGCGGGTTAATGGACTTAGCTGGTGCAAATATTGAAAAAGTTGAGGGAATATTAAATGGAACCAGCAATTTTATTTTAGAAGAGATGGAAAGTGGATTAAGTTTTAATGAGGGGCTTGAAAAAGCACAAAGATTGGGAATAGCGGAGAAAGATCCAACCTTAGACATTGAAGGACATGATACAGCAATTAAGATGTTAATTCTTTCAAAAGTAGTGCTTAAAAAGAATATAAATATTAATGAAGTGAAAATTAAGGGAATTACAGCAGTTTCAAAGGAAGATATATTGAAAGCAAAAAATGAAGGCAAAAGATATAAATTAGTAGGCAGAATCGAATGTAAGGGGAATGAAGTTAATATAGAGGTTTCACCAATGCGTATAGAAAAAGAAGATATGTTATTTAACATAAATGGCAGAAATAAAGGAGTTAAGTATTATACTGATACATTAGGAGAAGTCGCTGTAATAGGTGGTGCATCAGGAACTACAAATGCGGCTGCATCAATACTTAGAGATATAATAAATATTCATAACGGATATAAATTTTAG
- a CDS encoding DUF3343 domain-containing protein produces the protein MDNVCIIVFYSSSASLQLFKILKDKRYKVNIIATPCSVSSSCTRAIEFRKQDFDIIVKEIKDSGIEIKSVYEKVLEGKRYKYIQVMI, from the coding sequence ATGGATAATGTTTGTATAATTGTGTTCTATTCCTCAAGTGCGAGTTTACAATTATTTAAGATATTAAAAGATAAAAGGTATAAGGTTAATATAATAGCAACACCATGTTCTGTTTCATCAAGCTGCACTAGGGCTATAGAATTTAGAAAACAAGATTTTGATATTATTGTTAAAGAGATAAAAGATAGTGGAATAGAAATAAAATCTGTATATGAAAAAGTTCTAGAAGGCAAACGCTATAAATATATTCAAGTTATGATATAG
- a CDS encoding aminotransferase class V-fold PLP-dependent enzyme: MIYLDNGATSFPKPKEVCGEVEKCLKEYCANPGRGAHNMSIECDFKIMQCRENISKLFNVKNPLNVIFTSNTTDALNIVINGVIKEKDHVISSYLEHNSVLRPLRHKEKQGTELSLIKGDKNGKLSTEDIEREIKPNTKAIILNHGSNVIGTIQDIEKIGTLAKEKGILFIVDGAQTSGKIEIDMEKYNIDFLAVPGHKGLLGPQGTGALCIRNKMSFEALKYGGTGSQSSSMEQPDFLPDKFESGTLNTPGIVGLSKGIEFINRVGLENIKEKEIQLTNYLIQKLRILDFVECYGPLDEKEKTSIISFNLKGMESSEVGRALNDRDIYVRTGYHCCPLVHKLIGTENRGTVRVSIGYFNSKEDLDELIFSLKEIYKEKI; encoded by the coding sequence ATGATATATCTAGATAATGGAGCAACATCGTTTCCTAAACCTAAAGAAGTATGTGGAGAGGTTGAAAAATGTCTAAAGGAGTATTGTGCTAATCCTGGAAGAGGAGCTCACAATATGTCAATAGAGTGTGATTTTAAAATAATGCAGTGCAGAGAAAATATATCCAAGCTGTTTAATGTAAAAAATCCTCTAAATGTGATATTTACCTCCAATACTACAGATGCTTTAAATATAGTTATAAACGGAGTAATTAAGGAAAAAGATCATGTAATTTCATCTTACCTTGAGCATAATTCAGTATTAAGACCCTTAAGGCATAAGGAAAAGCAGGGAACAGAATTATCCTTAATAAAAGGAGATAAAAATGGAAAGCTTTCAACTGAAGATATTGAAAGAGAAATAAAACCAAATACGAAAGCAATAATATTAAATCATGGATCTAATGTTATTGGAACAATACAAGATATTGAGAAGATTGGAACCTTAGCGAAAGAGAAGGGAATTTTATTTATAGTAGATGGAGCACAAACTTCTGGAAAGATAGAAATTGATATGGAGAAATATAATATTGATTTTCTAGCAGTACCTGGACATAAAGGGTTACTTGGGCCACAAGGAACAGGTGCTTTATGTATTAGGAATAAAATGAGTTTTGAAGCTTTAAAATATGGAGGGACTGGAAGTCAATCAAGCAGTATGGAGCAACCAGATTTTCTTCCTGATAAATTTGAGAGTGGTACCTTAAACACCCCAGGAATTGTAGGTTTATCTAAAGGAATTGAGTTTATTAATAGGGTAGGGTTAGAAAATATAAAAGAAAAAGAAATTCAACTTACTAACTATTTAATTCAAAAACTAAGAATCTTAGATTTTGTCGAATGTTATGGTCCTTTAGATGAGAAGGAAAAAACCTCAATAATATCTTTTAATTTAAAAGGAATGGAAAGTTCTGAAGTAGGAAGAGCTTTGAATGATAGAGATATATATGTGAGGACGGGATATCATTGCTGTCCATTAGTTCATAAACTAATAGGAACTGAAAATAGAGGTACAGTTAGGGTAAGTATAGGATATTTTAATTCAAAGGAAGATTTAGATGAGCTTATATTTTCTTTAAAAGAAATTTATAAAGAAAAAATTTAA